tttgaggtTGTATGGAGTTAATttcttaaattttgaaatttaatttctttgaatttttcaaatgataaAAATTTGGGCCTCTAAATggcctcaaataaaaaaattaatcaacaacaaagttatagataatgttcaaacctacaactttcgtgtagaccatgtcaacatcaaAGGTTGTTTGAAAAATCTAAAATGATTGAATTTCAAAATTAGAGaacttaaaacaaatatttgaacCTCTAAACAATCTCAGATAAAAACATTATCAATTATAAAGGTGTACATCTTACTGGGACTATAACTTTAGTATAGACTATGTCAACTTCTAAGTCCATTTGAAAGAATCAATTTTACAATTTTAAAATCTGgtaactaaaaatgaatatttgagcctttaaaatatattaaataaaaatatttatcaactACCGTGTCAAGCTCTACGTAGCTAACATAAAGTTTATATTCATATGAAAAAGCTATGCCATTTTATATATAAGAGAAGGGAGAGACCGAGTGATAGGTGGGCTCCACTGTCACGTTAGCGAAATCATCCAAGAAACCACTTTGAAATGGTTAAGGAGGGTATTGTATCTGGTTTTAAATGTTCAGGTGTGTATGTCGTTCTATATTGAAGTTCCAAGGGGCTTTGAAATTAAGTGACTAGTTCAAGGGGTGAATCGAATACTCCATTAAATAATTATACCCAATGTAAGGGATTTTGTTTTTGGACAAAAGggctttcagcctgttcgcttgctcgtaaacgatcgtaaatttccagccgggaacagtgtttttctctcacaccaaaccagccagcagtaaataatccacgatacgatacggcctcccgaacaggctagcAAATAGCCACACAAATTTGGTATGTATTATATTGTTGCTTGCCATTTATATCAAATAAAATGGTCCTTTACTTAACGTCTATACGTGAAAAAATTAAATTGATTACCAAATGAAGTCAGGGCAGATGTGTCTTTTCTATTATAATATGTCTTATAATCTAATAGAATCAGTATGGGGTTATTTTGTTTATTACCTTACCCAGGCAACGTTGTCTCACCAGTCAGCAATCCAGGCTCTCAATTTTGAGTGTCTAGTGGCCAGATTTGTTGCCTGGCAGGCATCAAGATTCAACGATTGACCTCAGTATAGTTGTAAATTCATGTGTTGGATGTGATAACTTTATAACTATCTACAATGACTTTAATTATGAAGTTAGGAATGTGTACAAATAGGAAACTACACAAATTAATTAGCTATCTGTTAAAAGCATCACCAACAGTCCCCAATACCTCGTCCGATCCCCATAAAACTATTATATTAGGGATACTCATGTTTTTTTTGCTCCAACAATTCCCCAATACCTATCCTTTTTTTGTGACCAAAAATATTTACCTCATCTCCCCTTAAATAaagaggaggggaggggggggggggggggggggggggggggttgcatCTCCCCTAGTGTAGCATGTGGCCCACCTAAACTTTCACTTCTCAGCTATATTTTTTCTTACACACCTATGGGACCCACCTTTCATATTAGTATTTGGAAAGATATATTTGGTTACTGCCATAGCAACTCCCTTAATAttcacaaaaaatatatatatttggctACCCCAATACATATATTAAGGATACATTATTGGAGAGATGCTGGAGATGCTCAGCTATAAAATTCAGAATAAATATCtactatactcttttcatcaattAATAGTTCCTAAATTAAATAAAACGTATAGAACTTTAGCACTCTAAACTTTAATGTTTATAGTCGATGTTTAATTTAACTGTTATTTATCCATTTGTCTTGAGTTTCTACTATTTATACTGAGCGTCTACAAAAGACATCAGTTTTAATATGTACTTTTTATTTCTTACACCACACCATACTTATATGTACATAACTGCAATCAACAGTGGTAATTAAAGGCGCCTAGGGAATCAAGTACACGATGCAGAACATCAAGAAACTCTGGAATGAGTGGGAAATTCAGTTCTTGGTGCTCCTCAGTTTCACATTACAGATTTTCCTCTTTTTTACTGGCAGTCTTCGGCGGCGTAGCACCAACATGTTACTTACTTTCATAATTTGGATAGCTTACCTAGGTGCAGACTTGGTAGCAGTTTATGCCCTTGGCTTTCTTTCAAGACATGAGGATACAACTACTGGAAGTGACACTTTAAGAGGGGTCCACCAATTAGCTTTCTTTTGGGCACCTTTCCTTCTCATACATCTTGGTGGACAAGACACAATCACCGCTTTTGCCATTGAGGACAACTTTTTATGGTTGAGACATTTGCTGAATTTGATTGTTCAAGTTACCCTTGCCATCTATGTATTTTGGAAGTCCATTGATCAATACAGTCATCAACTTACAGCTTCAGGTATTTTTGTCTCTGTTACTGGAATCATCAAGTATGGGGAAAGGACAATGGCCTTAATGTATGGGAACCTAAGAAACATGGGTGGTGCTCTTCAGAAAAACAAAAACACGAGTGGCTCCAATACTAATGAAGATGATGTCTCTCATATCACTGAAAATGTGGAAGTGGTTCCAAGACTAGAGCAGGCtgatgatgttgattatcttggCATTGTTTCTTTTGCTTTGCAATCAGCTCCAGGTGTACGAGAACTCTTTGCACGACACACCTTGCACCAAATGGAAGATTACCAAAGGAGTGTACTAACATCATCTAGAATTCGCAAGGCCCACATGCCCAAGTTATTGGAGGTTGAACTTGACCTAATGTACGATGATCTCTTCACCAAGGCTCAGGTGATTCGTACAAAAGGTGGCATCGTACTTCGAAGCTTGTCTCAAATTTCTATGGTAGTCGCTTTTGTGCTCTTCCTTGTAAGCGACCATCATGGATACAGCAGGGCCGATCTTGCAATCACATACTTGTTATTTTCCGGAGCCTTTTTCCTGGAAGCTTGTGCAGTATTTTTGTTAGTGATGTCGCCATGGAcgctactagagaacagactttagaacgatgtcccaatttggcattagcctcggcattcttTGCCTCCGGGACTAgagaggcctttagtcccggttggtgtctccaaccgagactaaaggtccctgcccaacggctactgcgctcaaccgggactaaaggtggacctttactcccggttggagccaccaaccgggactaaaagtcctccagcctaaggtagaccctttagtcccgattagtAACATCAAcctggactaaaggtcccccgatgggttagttcaaaaggaaagcatcacatccattgttagatgtgttgtgtaggtggggtggtaggctacgcgcgaggcagtgcatgaggtcttgggttcgaatctcacggggcgcagcggtggaagacattattttttttaaagctaggaggatctttagtcccggttgtggcaaaccgggactaaagaacaacacctttagtcccggattgctaGTCCCAATTGGGAAACCaggagtagagctagttcccaaccgAGACCAGTCCGGACTTGGTCATGGTTGAAGGCTCGAAGGTGCTGTGGGCTCGCTCATGTATGCACATCCCTCCTCTCCAGCTGTATCAGGCAGTCTGAGGGGAGGACGCTATGGTCAAATTCCATGGGGCAGTACAACTTTCTGAGCTATGTGGGTTGCGAGAAGTCGAGGCTGTCCAAGCTAGTGAAGAGGGTGGCGAGGATGACGGCAATCCTAGTCGGAGCCAATGAAGGAAAAAAGCCATTGCTGTGGCTGAGCAAGCTGTTGGATACTGAACATGTCAAGGTGGACAAGACGACAAAGGAGTCTATCATACAGACAGTGTATAGATCACACAGAGATCACCCGATCAGTCTAGTGGATGCCGAATGGCCTAACATAGGCCCCTTCCTCAAATATCTGCTGCCCGACTTTGGAGCCAGTCTAGGTTATGGCATTGTGTGCTTTCACATATTCACGGAGGTATACTTACAGCACACTTTCATAGATGATATCAGTCACTTGGTAACTGCATGCCGCAATCTGTCCAACTACATGCTCTACCTTGTGGTAACACGACCTGAAATGCTGCCTGTCAGTGGCACCACCGGACCTACCATAAAATTGTTTCTTGACAAGATCGCTCAAGAAGATTGGCACACATGGGACCGTTTCACCAAATTGTGGAGAGCCAGAGATCTTCTGCGACGCTTGGGTTTATCATCCGAACCTCCAGCATGCAGAGAAACGCTGGAGGAGTTAATGAGCGTCTGGACGAAGCTGCTCGTTAGTCGCGAGCAGCAGTGCATGCGACGTCGCTAAGCACAGGAGGGGAGCTCATCACCTTTGCTTGGTTGCTCATGGCGCACAAGCAGCTTGGAGATGTGGGACAACCGTATGCCTTCATTGTTGGCGATGTTGGTACTGTTCCTCCAATCAGGCCGTTGCTGCCCCGGGCCAACCATATAGTTTAGCACTCTAAACTTTAATGTTTATAGTCGATGTTTAATATAACTTTATCCATTTGTCTTGAGTTTCTACTATTTATACTGAGCATCTACAAAAGACATCAGTTTTAATATGTACTTTTTATTTCTTACACCACACCATACTTATATGTACATAACTGCAATCAACAGTGGTAATTAAAGGCGCCTAGGGAATCAAGTACAGGATGCAGAACATCAAGAAACTCTGGAATGAGTGGGAAATTCAGTTCTTGGTGCTCCTCAGTTTCACATTACAGATTTTCCTCTTTTTTACTGGCAGTCTTCGGCGGCGTAGCACCAACAAGTTACTTAATTTCATAATTTGGATAGCTTACCTAGGTGCAGACTTGGTAGCAGTTTATGCCCTTGGCTTTCTTTCAAGACATGAGGAGTGACACTTTAAGAGGGGTCCACCAATTAGCTTTCTTTTGGGCACCTTTCCTTCTCATACATCTTGGTGGACAAGACACAATCACCGCTTTTGCCATTGAGGACAACTTTTTATGGTTGAGACATTTGCTGAATTTGATTGTTCAAGTTACCCTTGCCATCTATGTATTTTGGAAGTCCATTGATCAATACAGTCATCAACTTACAGCTTCAGGTATTTTTGTCTCTGTTACTGGAATAATCAAGTATGGGGAAAGGACAATGACTTTAATGTATGGGAACCTAAGAAACATGGGTGGTGCTCTTCAGAAAAACAAAAACTTACTAATGAAGATGATGGCTCTCATATCACTGAAAATGTGGAAGTGGAAGTGGTTCCAAGACTAGAGCAGGCtgatgatgttgattatcttggCATTGTTTCTTTTGCTTTGCAATCAGCTCCAGGTGTCCGAGAACTCTTTGCAGGACACACCTTGCACCAAATGGAAGATTACCAAAGGAGTGTACTACCATCATCTAGAATTCGCAAGGCCCACGTGCCCAAGTTATTGGAGGTTGAACTTGACCTAATATGTTCTGAAGGATTACAATATGCAACAAACATATGAATGACCTTTGTCTTATTGCACTTTGTAAACATTATCATCAACTCTTTGTCAATTTTCATTTCTGGAAAGGTTTTGGTAACATCATCATAGTATTGAAGATGGGCAACTTCCAAGTAACCAGATGGAACTGCTCTACGATCGATTCAACTAAGTCATTATAATTTGTCAAGTCTGAATCTACTACTTTTTCAGCACAGAAACATCTCATGTCCTTTCTAGACTTCTTACGATTGCTCAAAAGCTTTATTTTCAACGAATAACTTGTATTTTGATCCATCCTATGATCAAAAGTAATCACAAAATCCATGAGAAAAGTTACTACATAGAAGAGGAAGAGATGAGGGATGAACTCATCCGTCGTGAAGCCACTCAGGAAGAGATGTTGGGGAAGCTGGCACCTTTGTTGTATCCGCACCAGTACATGGCGTTGAGGGCCACGCCGGGGTGGCCGGTGCCCATCGACGTCGGGGAGGCCCATGCTGCCGCCTGTGCCGTGTGGCCCGCATGCGCAGGGGACGCGCGCGGACCTGCTGGCCCTTTGCACGCTTGGGCCGGGGAAGCGTGCGTTGCCGGCCCTACTATGCCTGCCCGTGCCGAGGAGGGGCTCGACACCGCCGCGCTATGCTCTCCCGCACCGGGGAGTCACATGCAGCCGCAGGCGCCGTGTGCCCCACTCGCGTCATGGAGCTATGCACCGTCGCCGTCGCTTTGCCCGCTAGGGCCAGGGAGGGCCGCGCTGCCACAGCCGGCTCATCCTCTTTGACCTCCATGCATGATCTAGGGTTCAGGTAGTGACAGAGAAGAGAACATGGGAGGATTAGAACCGGCCAATGTAAGGGCATTGGTCCAAGTTACAAAAAACTAACAAGTCTACATGAGAAATTTGCTATAATGGGACTTCAAAGAAGTCGTTTTGTTAAAATAGGAATCCTAACGTTTGCTTCTTTAAAATGGGACTTCAAacatttgttttttgtttttcatgACATTTGGTCCTTTTAATCTCTTTTCTTATCTAAATATATGTATTTGTTCCCTGAAATGACTATTTTACCCTTGAGTCATTAAACACCGTGCGTGGCTTTGCTAGCTGCCGCTACTTGGCTGGCCTGGGCTAGCTGCCTTGTTGCCGTGCTGGCTGGCCCGTGCTGGCTGGCTTGCTGGCTGCCGTGGTGGCTGGCTTGCTGGTTGCCGTGGTGGCTTTCTGGCCGGCCGTGCTGGCCTGGGTCGCTGGCCGTGGTCATGGCTGGCCTGGGCTGGCTGGCCGTAACCATGGCTGGCTTGCTGCCATGTACAGTTATATAACAGCATGAATTAATAAAGTGATTCATACACAATTACAAGCAATATATAATAACAAGAATTTAGCACAAACAAGTTCATCTCGTAAAACCATGTTTGTAGCATAAACAACATAAACATGTTCATCTCAGAAGACAATAATGTAGTTCCAAACGAGATCAAAGTCATATGAAATAAATCTTGAGTTTACATCTCATCACAACTAAATTAACTCATCATCCAATGTGTAGCTTTCTCTTTGGAGTCATCTTTTTTGGCGGCACCACGGTAGGCATCCTCACGGGGCTAGTGATGTTGTCAGTTTGTGAAGATGTGCCCTCTCCAAATAACATCGCAAGCTTGCTGCACAAAAATAAGATCGACAATTAGATGTATGGAAAAATAACTGTATAGTAAATGTGTTAATATTCCTTACCATCTAGTGACCCTTCCTGGACTATCCCGTAGGATTTCTTCCCTAGTCGGCCTTCGTGGGGTGCTAGGTTCTGCGGGCCTTTCTTTTGTCACATTCTTCCTAGGTTGCCTATGCTTGCTACAAGTAATGAATTAAATTAGTATAGGCATGTTCATTTTTGTTTCTTGATAAAGAAAAAAACTTATTACCTCTTTTTTGCAGTCCCATTGTAAGGGCACTTGGCACTAGCTTGCCTGTGACCTTTTTCTCCACATCTTTTGCAAGTCATATGTCCTCTGATCATCTTCTGTCCCTTTACATTTGTTGGAACAGTATCGTTGTCACATCCCTTCTCACCTTCACCCTCATTGGTATATTTACCTTTCTTCCTGTGTCCACCTTCCTCCCATCCCTTAATTCTTAGTTTCCTCTGTCTTCCAATAGGTAATTTAGCCAGAGGTGCACCAACTAAGAATGGTAGGTCGACTTGTGGCCATTGTATTTTATCTGTCATTGGCTCAATTTCTCTACCATAAGCAGCCCTGAATCTATTCACAGAGTAGTAGTCATGCACGAACTGTTCTATATTCACTCCCCTTTCTTCAATTGTTCCATGAACCAAGTCCAGTTGTCTGTTGTTTCCGAAGCCATGAAGCCATTAGCCACTAGATACATCCAATTGTGACCATCAACTGCTACAGCTGCAGCCAAGTGACCATTCCACCTCCCATTAAGTGCTGTAGCATCTACGCTCAAATGAGGCCTACAACCTTCCAAGAAACCATCAATGCATGGTTTAAGGGCACAGAAAAAACGGTGGAAATATACGTCATCATCCACCTCAAGAACATCAATCTCAACGACACTCCTAGGACTCCGCTTCATCACCTCGGCCTTCCACCTAAACAATAGCTCAAAACTTTCTGACCATTTGCCATAAACCTGCTCAAGAGCTCTTTGTTTaccccgctgaaaggtcctaatggctagagggggggtgaatagcctaataaaaatttctacaacaacacttaaccaaatggttagacaattatgaggcgaagcgagtgttgcgctagcctactcaataatgcaagccacctaccacaattctagtttagatagtgtcaattcacacaagagcaatgacactaccctatgttagtgtgctctcaaaggctaactaaagagccacaccaaccaagcatgcaagctctcacaactagctacactaaagagcttgtcaactagtttgcggtaaagtaaagagagtgatcaagagggttataccgccgtgtagatgaatgaaccaatcaatcacgaagatgaataacaatgatgaccaatcacctcggaatcaaatgatgaacacaatgatttttaccgaggttcacttgcttgccggcaagctagtcctcgttgtggcgattcactcacttggaggttcacgcgctgattggcatcattcgccaaaccctcaatagggtgccgcacaaccaacacaagatgaggatcacacaagccacaagcaatttactagagtaccttttggcgctccgccggggaaaggtcaagaacccctcacaatcaccacgatcggagtcggagacaatcacctcctccactcaacgatccttgctgctccaagccgtctaggtggcggcaaccaccaagagtaacaagagaaatctgcagcgaaacacaatcaccaagtgcctctagatgcaatcactcaagcaatgcacttggattcactcccaatctcactatgatgatgaatcaatgatctagatgagtgggagagctttggctaagctcacaagtatgctatgtcaatagaaatggccaagagtccaagcttgagccggccatggggctataaatagagccccaatcaaatagagccgttataccccttcactgggcaaaacgcgttctgaccggacgctccggtcagactgaccggacgctggctctcagcgtccggtcgctcgatgtcagccacgtgtccagactcaacggtcatcagcctcgaccggacgctgctccttcgaactgaccggacgctgaagcctgtgtccggtcgtttacagtaagctcccgagcatgaccggacacgtccgataaaactgaccggacgctgaagccccagcgtccggtcgtttccagtaagctccccgaggcatgttttttcgaccggacgcgtccggtccaccttgaccggacgcagccagcgtccggtgctcaaccctagccactgtgccgtctgacagctcgaccggacgcagcccttcagcgtccggtcgctgagtgacccagcgtccggtcagtagaccgacgccagcatcatttcgatcaactcTATTTCGACTcttacttcttcacccttgctcaagtgtgccaatcaccaagaattttgcatccggcgcaatagaaaatagacatttcattttcccggagagagggacccaaacccatctcaaccctacaaacaccttgtgcacatgtgttagcatattttcacaaatattatcaagggtgttagcactccactggatcctaaatgcatatgcaatgagttagagcatctagtggcactttgataaccgcatttcgatacgagtttcacccctcttaatagtacggctatcaaacctaaatgtgatcacactctctaagtgtcttgatcaccaaaacaaaatagctcctacaagttatacctttgccttgagctttttgtttttctctttcttctcttcaagtttaagcccttgatcatctccatgatatcaccattgtcatgttatgatcttcatttgcttctctacttgaagtgtgctacctatctcatgatcacttgatgaactaggttagcacttagggtttcatcaatttacccaaaccaaactagagctttcaatctccccctttttggtaattgatgacaacccttatacaaagataggaattgaaattcaattgaatccatgttgcttgcccaagcatatttaccatgtgtaaaagaatatggacaagtttcatgaaccctaagtgatagcaattgctccccctacatatgtgctaagagtttggattgaagcttgcacatatgcttagataggtaatgtaggagtcaatgtctaccatatgatgctaaggtataaaagattgacctttgaagcgtgataccaatcggagtgcaccaatataccatccttagcaccatggttagctcaataccacttagaaatatttggaagtgaaatcactagatatcctatgcatgctagtttgtattttatcattcaaatctacaactagcatacatcacacaagcatggatattataaatatggaacttatgctatgcaagcaaacatatgaaatgcacgttcaaatgcaccatacaagttcatgagcttgctccccctacttgtgtgctcaaaattttgtagttgatccctttcctttgtttctctcccccttatcccctttatctttgtttctcattttttagttgatccctttcctttgtttctctcccccttatcccctttatctttgtttctctccccctttgtcatcaatgaccacaaaggttctaaaaagaattacttgtagggtcgagattatcaatgtcaatcaatggggtgagggtcattgtcccaaatttggttcaattctagattatttcccaaagatatttaactcggtttgatccaaggacaagcttcttcacacctctaaataagggttatcttgtaccatgttgagttaaacacttatagttcattttctagattaaacactaggtttacaagcccataaacatgttatatgccatcactagatcaagtcaagcatagaagcaatagtgataccatattgacatcaaaattcatttgattttcatgaatgagcctaataagatagaaccacttgcaaggtcctaatgagattgaaaatatgactagatgcactaatcatgtccttagcaagaatgtatgtcatgccaatcaacttttaccttagattgctcgaaggagaggcatgtcatatgagtgggggttgcatcaacacatatttgagaaatccaatatgttcaactcatttcttagcttgcaaaaccttttctcatccaatggcttggtgaatatgtcggcaagttgatcttcggtgcctacactctcaatacaaatgtcccctttttgttggtgatctcttatgaaatggtggcggacatcaatgtgctttgttcttgcatgttgcaccggattgttggttagcttgattgcactctcattgtcacatagcaatggcactttcttgaacttgattccaaaatcactcaaagtggccttcatccaaagtatttgtgcacaacaactactggcggatatgtattcggcttcggcggttgataatgcaacactattttgcttctttgatgaccatgaaacaagtgatcttcccaacaattgacatgtgcccgatgtgctcttcctttcaaccttgcatcccgcataatccgagtcggagtaaccaactagctcaaactttgctcctttgggataccacaaaccaacatttggtgtatgcttcaagtacctcaatatcctctttgtagccttcaaatgactttctcttggtgaggcttgaaatcttgcacacatgcatacactaaacatgacatccggccttgatgcggtcacatagagtaggcttccaatcatagaccgatacaacttttgatccaccatgtttccacttgcatcactatccaagttgccattggttcccattggtgtgctaatgactttgctatcaatcattccaaacttcttgatcatgtccttgatgtacttgccttgactcacaaatgtaccattcttcaattgcttgatttgaagaccaaggaagtaactcaactctccaatcatggacatctcaaactcattagccatcatcttaccaaactcatcacaaaattcttgattggttgatccaaatatgatgtcatctacatagatttgtaatacaaatagatcttttccaatcttcttgatgaaaagagtggtgtcaaccttgcccattgtgaaccctttagagagtaggaagtccctcaatctctcataccatgctctaggtgcttgcttcaagccatacaatgctttcttcaacttgtacacatggt
Above is a genomic segment from Miscanthus floridulus cultivar M001 chromosome 3, ASM1932011v1, whole genome shotgun sequence containing:
- the LOC136543496 gene encoding uncharacterized protein, with amino-acid sequence MQNIKKLWNEWEIQFLVLLSFTLQIFLFFTGSLRRRSTNMLLTFIIWIAYLGADLVAVYALGFLSRHEDTTTGSDTLRGVHQLAFFWAPFLLIHLGGQDTITAFAIEDNFLWLRHLLNLIVQVTLAIYVFWKSIDQYSHQLTASGIFVSVTGIIKYGERTMALMYGNLRNMGGALQKNKNTMVPRLEQADDVDYLGIVSFALQSAPGVRELFARHTLHQMEDYQRSVLTSSRIRKAHMPKLLEVELDLMYDDLFTKAQVIRTKGGIVLRSLSQISMVVAFVLFLVSDHHGYSRADLAITYLLFSGAFFLEACAVFLLVMSPWTCIRQSEGRTLWSNSMGQYNFLSYVGCEKSRLSKLVKRVARMTAILVGANEGKKPLLWLSKLLDTEHVKVDKTTKESIIQTVYRSHRDHPISLVDAEWPNIGPFLKYLLPDFGASLGYGIVCFHIFTEVYLQHTFIDDISHLVTACRNLSNYMLYLVVTRPEMLPVSGTTGPTIKLFLDKIAQEDWHTWDRFTKLWRARDLLRRLAVHATSLSTGGELITFAWLLMAHKQLGDVGQPYAFIVGDVGTVPPIRPLLPRANHIV
- the LOC136545420 gene encoding uncharacterized protein; the protein is MTDKIQWPQVDLPFLVGAPLAKLPIGRQRKLRIKGWEEGGHRKKGKYTNEGEGEKGCDNDTVPTNVKGQKMIRGHMTCKRCGEKGHRQASAKCPYNGTAKKSKHRQPRKNVTKERPAEPSTPRRPTREEILRDSPGRVTRCKLAMLFGEGTSSQTDNITSPVRMPTVVPPKKMTPKRKLHIG